The following DNA comes from Streptomyces sp. NBC_00690.
GCTCGCCCGCCCAGAAATCTCGTACGGGATTTCAGGGCGGGCGAGTTCAACGTGCATGTGGGGTTGGCGAGTTCGGGGTGGGTGCGACCGGGCGCTTCAGCCCTGTCGTGCCACACCCACGGTTACAGGGCCCGGGTGAGGCGGTCGGTGAGCAGCCGGGTGAAGCGGGCCGGGTCGGGCAGCTCGCCCCCTTCGGCGAGCAATGCGCTGCCGTACACCAGCTCGGCAATCTCTGCCAGTGCAGCGTCATCGGCGTTGGCGGCGTGCGCTGTGCGCAAGGCGGTGATCAGTGGGTGTGCGGGGTTGAGTTCAAGGATCCTCTTGACGGTGGGCAGTTGCTGTCCCATCGCCCGATACATCTTCTCCAGGGTCGGCGTCACATCGTGGGCGTCACCGACGATGCATGCCGCCGAGGTCGTCAGGCGGGACGACAGGCGAACCTGCTTGACCTGCTCGGACAGGGTGGTGGTCAGCCACGGCAGCAGGGCGGCGAAGTCCTGGTCGCGCTGAGCCTTCTCGGCGGTGATCTCCTCGTCGCCGTCGGCGGACTCGTCAAGGTCGACCTGGCCCTTGGCGATGGACTGCAAGCGGTGGCCGTCGAAGCCCGGCACTTGGTCCACCCACACCTCGTCGACGGGGTCAGTGAGGATCAGGACCTCATACCCCTTGGCGGTGAAGGCTTCCATGTGCGGGGAGTTCTCCACCATCGCACGGGTCTCGCCGGTCAGGTAGTAGATCGCGTCCTGCCCCTCCTTCATGCGCTCGACGTACTCGCGCAGTGTGGTGGTCTTCTCCGGGTCGTGCGTGGAAGCGGCCGACACCAGCTCAAGCAGGGTCTCGGAGCTGTCCGAGTCCTCGACCAGACCTTCCTTCAGCGCCCGGCCGAACTGCGCCCACACCTTCCCATAGGACTCGGCGTCCTTGGACTGCATGTCCTTGATGGCACCGAGGACCTTCTTGACCAGGCGCCGACGCACACCCCGGATCTGGCGGTCGTGCTGAAGGATCTCGCGGGAGACGTTCAATGACAGGTCGTGGGCGTCCACGACACCCTTGACGAAGCGCAGGTAGTTGGGCATGAGCGCTTCGCAGTCGTCCATGATGAACACCCGCTTGACATACAGCTGCACACCGCTCTTGGTCTCGCGCGAGAACAGGTCGAAGGGTGCCTGC
Coding sequences within:
- the htpG gene encoding molecular chaperone HtpG, producing the protein MGSSSVETLEFQAETRQLLRLVIHSIYSNKDIFLRELISNASDALDKLRLESLIDSSLVDIDTTDLHIALEVDQDARTLTVRDNGIGMSRDDLVELIGTIAKSGTAGLLEKIKESQDAATAESLIGQFGVGFYSAFMVADKVILRTRRAGTDSGTQWESDGEGAYTVQAVDGLPMGTSVTLHLKPADSEDGLADYLSESKIRQIVKQYSDFIRWPIRMATERTESEGETTRDVETLNSMKALWARPRTEVTEDEYHEFYQQISHDWLAPAATIHMRAEGTFEYEALLFIPSQAPFDLFSRETKSGVQLYVKRVFIMDDCEALMPNYLRFVKGVVDAHDLSLNVSREILQHDRQIRGVRRRLVKKVLGAIKDMQSKDAESYGKVWAQFGRALKEGLVEDSDSSETLLELVSAASTHDPEKTTTLREYVERMKEGQDAIYYLTGETRAMVENSPHMEAFTAKGYEVLILTDPVDEVWVDQVPGFDGHRLQSIAKGQVDLDESADGDEEITAEKAQRDQDFAALLPWLTTTLSEQVKQVRLSSRLTTSAACIVGDAHDVTPTLEKMYRAMGQQLPTVKRILELNPAHPLITALRTAHAANADDAALAEIAELVYGSALLAEGGELPDPARFTRLLTDRLTRAL